The proteins below are encoded in one region of Lactuca sativa cultivar Salinas chromosome 3, Lsat_Salinas_v11, whole genome shotgun sequence:
- the LOC111883331 gene encoding phosphopantothenoylcysteine decarboxylase subunit VHS3-like: MAGSNNDLDVLQASPIFNDILQDKATDMSYVVNGDEYKYGYYLGDEIYLECVTFDKSYTFMADDKRKMFKLAQESARKDVERAMIIEEEGRAICSYTTNDILNPPVVIQVGSLTYLSRVLEIQNRETHHNLRHDLIEYIWERQFQGQNGDEDEENDDGDEEEDEDGDDDADDAGDDNDND; the protein is encoded by the exons ATGGCGGGGTCAAACAATGACCTGGATGTGCTCCAAGCGTCTCCGATATTTAACGATATTTTACAGGATAAAGCAACGGACATGTCATACGTTGTCAATGGAGATGAATATAAGTATGGGTATTACCTAGGTGACGAGATATATCTTGAATGTGTTACATTTGACAAGTCATACACATTTATGGCTGACGATAAACGAAAAATGTTCAAGTTAGCACAAGAATCTGCAAGGAAGGATGTAGAACGGGC CATGATAATAGAAGAAGAGGGTAGGGCTATTTGTTCATATACCACAAACGATATACTTAATCCACCTGTAGTAATACAAGTTGGTAGCCTGACATACTTATCAAGGGTTTTGGAAATACAAAACcgtgaaacacatcacaatctacgACATGATTTGATTGAATACATATGGGAAAGACAATTCCAAGGGCAAAATGGCGATGAAGACGAGGAGAATGACGATGGTGATGAGGAGGAGGATGAGGACGGTGACGACGATGCGGATGATGCCGGTGACGACAACGACAACGATTAg